The proteins below come from a single Rosa rugosa chromosome 2, drRosRugo1.1, whole genome shotgun sequence genomic window:
- the LOC133728050 gene encoding uncharacterized protein LOC133728050 isoform X2 — protein sequence MLLLVAFREFGLTKYDMVWFVSCFINCSLDCAIAQILHHCFLQGMPREIFKQYIFPTQLNLTSTQAQRHNIPTRHHQMYPIKIYSVSRKFFQFYKASRKTYFNNLIWPVFNIWKSACC from the exons ATGTTGCTGCTTGTAGCTTTTAGAGAGTTTGGCTTGACTAAATATGACATGGTttggtttgtttcttgttttataAATTGTTCTCTTGATTGTGCTATTGCGCAGATACTGCATCACTGTTTCCTACAAGGCATGCCTAGGGAGATCTTCAAAC AATATATATTCCCCACGCAATTGAACCTGACTTCAACTCAAGCCCAGAGGCACAATATTCCAACAAGACATCATCAGATGTATCCTATCAAGATTTACTCGGTTTCTAGAAAATTCTTTCAATTTT ATAAGGCTAGTAGAAAGACTTACTTCAACAACCTGATTTGGCCTG TCTTCAACATATGGAAAAGTGCTTGTTGTTGA
- the LOC133728050 gene encoding uncharacterized protein LOC133728050 isoform X1 codes for MLLLVAFREFGLTKYDMVWFVSCFINCSLDCAIAQILHHCFLQGMPREIFKQYIFPTQLNLTSTQAQRHNIPTRHHQMYPIKIYSVSRKFFQFYKASRKTYFNNLIWPGRHYFDASINPLLFMFALVVVILCGTYFSYTMVEVVTISDGHNPQVLENCTLENPL; via the exons ATGTTGCTGCTTGTAGCTTTTAGAGAGTTTGGCTTGACTAAATATGACATGGTttggtttgtttcttgttttataAATTGTTCTCTTGATTGTGCTATTGCGCAGATACTGCATCACTGTTTCCTACAAGGCATGCCTAGGGAGATCTTCAAAC AATATATATTCCCCACGCAATTGAACCTGACTTCAACTCAAGCCCAGAGGCACAATATTCCAACAAGACATCATCAGATGTATCCTATCAAGATTTACTCGGTTTCTAGAAAATTCTTTCAATTTT ATAAGGCTAGTAGAAAGACTTACTTCAACAACCTGATTTGGCCTGGTAGGCATTACTTTGATGCATCTATTAATCCGCTTCTTTTCATGTTTGCATTAGTAGTTGTTATACTTTGCGGCACATATTTCAGTTATACTATGGTTGAGGTTGTAACAATTTCTGATGGTCACAATCCTCAAGTTCTTGAAAACTGCACATTAGAGAACCCATTGTAA
- the LOC133727761 gene encoding uncharacterized protein LOC133727761 gives MIFPPAFFDIMVHLSIHLAWEAKVCGPVQYRWMYPIERYLHKLNTYVRNKACPEGSIAEGYLAEECITFCSRYLRQVETKFNRVERNYDGGQPLQDKTQLSIFSLPGKTIGTGVLTVMTEELHHAATHYVLTNCDECLPFIEEHKDILRIQHGDDRVDELHKKNFVEWFSKKIQQLYVDGKVSAQMRSLAQSPGKQAVYYKGYNIHGFRFHTVQHDVTKKTQNSGVMVKGENQINCVPWYGTLTDVVELWYTGHNKVVLFHCNWFDTATKGKGYKEDRYGILSVNNKGKLNTQEPFVLASQATQVYYVEGIKNSAWSVVVETKPRNVFEMPTNEEEPYQEEESQTSHTYANRNEEEDNEE, from the exons ATGATATTTCCTCCTGCATTTTTTGACATCATGGTTCATTTGTCAATTCACTTGGCGTGGGAAGCAAAAGTATGTGGGCCTGTGCAGTATAGATGGATGTATCCCATTGAAAG GTACTTGCATAAGTTAAATACTTATGTTCGTAATAAAGCCTGTCCAGAAGGTTCTATTGCCGAAGGTTATTTGGCAGAAGAGTGTATTACATTTTGTTCACGATATTTACGTCAAGTTGAGACTAAATTTAACCGAGTAGAAAGAAACTATGATGGAGGTCAACCATTGCAAGACAAGACTCAATTATCTATCTTCTCACTTCCGGGTAAAACTATTGGCACAGGTGTATTGACAGTAATGACTGAAGAGCTTCATCATGCTGCCACCCATTATGTCCTGACAAATTGTGATGAGTGTTTGCCTTTTATTGA AGAACATAAGGACATTCTTCGTATACAACATGGTGATGATCGGGTGGATGAGTTGCACAAAAAAAATTTTGTGGAATGGTTTTCTAAGAAG ATCCAACAATTGTATGTAGATGGAAAAGTGAGCGCTCAAATGCGTTCTTTGGCCCAAAGTCCTGGAAAGCAAGCTGTCTACTACAAAGGTTACAATATCCATGGATTTCGGTTCCATACTGTACAACATGACGTGACGAAGAAAACACAAAATAGCGGAGTTATGGTCAAAGGAGAGAACCAAATTAATTGTGTGCCTTGGTATGGAACCCTTACAGACGTCGTTGAGCTCTGGTATACAGGTCACAATAAAGTTGTCTTGTTTCACTGTAATTGGTTTGACACAGCTACCAAAGGCAAAGGTTATAAGGAAGATCGTTATGGCATACTAAGTGTCAACAATAAGGGTAAGTTGAACACCCAAGAGCCATTTGTGCTGGCATCCCAAGCAACCCAGGTTTATTATGTTGAAGGAATAAAAAACAGTGCTTGGAGTGTCGTGGTggaaaccaaacccagaaacGTTTTTGAAATGCCTACTAATGAAGAGGAACCGTATCAAGAAGAAGAATCTCAGACGAGTCACACATATGCAAACCGTAACgaggaagaagataatgaagaaTGA
- the LOC133730747 gene encoding desmethyl-deoxy-podophyllotoxin synthase-like, with protein MSELTKHPRIMQRPPDEVREVYDKTQQVNETSIKEMKYLKLVIQETLRLHPVVPLLLPRECGERCEIDGYEIPVKTKVIVNSWAIGGDPSYWTEPETFYPERFLDSSTNYRGTTFEYIPFGGGSRIFPGILYGLANVEIPLALLLYHFDWKLPNGMKNEDLDMTEDFGIAVRRKEDLHCLSEQLRNLNKDISYERSKFFLKILPLKLEIPN; from the exons ATGTCAGAACTGACAAAACATCCGAGAATCATGCAGAGGCCACCGGATGAGGTGAGGGAAGTGTATGACAAAACACAACAGGTGAACGAAACGAGCATCAAAGAGATGAAATATTTAAAGTTGGTTATTCAAGAGACACTGAGGTTACACCCTGTTGTTCCCTTGTTACTTCCACGAGAATGTGGAGAGAGGTGTGAGATTGATGGATATGAAATACCTGTCAAAACAAAGGTAATTGTGAATTCTTGGGCAATTGGAGGAGATCCCAGTTACTGGACTGAGCCCGAGACCTTTTATCCAGAGAGATTCCTTGATAGCTCTACTAACTACCGAGGAACAACCTTTGAGTATATACCATTTGGCGGTGGAAGTAGAATTTTCCCTGGCATATTATATGGTCTCGCTAATGTTGAGATCCCACTAGCATTGCTGTTATATCATTTTGATTGGAAACTCCCCAATGGAATGAAGAATGAAGACTTGGACATGACTGAGGACTTTGGCATTGCAGTCCGCAGAAAAGAAGATCTTcattgtttaa GTGAACAACTCAGAAATCTCAACAAAGACATAAGCTATGAACGTAGCAAGTTCTTCTTGAAGATTTTACCTTTGAAGCTTGAAATACCCAATTGA